ATCCAGGATTGGTAAACGTATGAGAGGCAAAGTGTTCATGCTCACTAGGTATACAAAGTACACTAAATATTAGATATTCATGGTGACCAGTTGTATAAGAGGCACTAAATATTCATGATCACTAACTATACAAGAAGCACTAAATATTCAGGATTGCTAAATTTATGAGATGCACTGAATACTTACGACCACTATATATACAAGATGCAGTACATGTTAGATGTTAATGATCCCTAAGTATACAACAGGCACTAAATATTAAGATAAATAAACATGAGGCTTAGGTATCTAGGATGACTAGATATGCAAGAGGCACTAAATATTCAGGACAACACTAAGTATACAATAGGCACTGAATATTCAGGATACGCTAAACAGGCCTGGCTCATTTGAGGCACTCCCGTTGGGATCACCATCCCAGCCCACCTTTCCCTACGGCATACCTGTGTCTCAGTGGCCACACCTGCCCACCATGGACCCACCAGCTGACCCAGCAGCTGACTCATCCTTGATCCCTCCTGACCCTCCATTGACCCTTCCCTGACTCACCAGTTGAACTCCTCCCTGACCCCTCCTGACCCTCCGCTGGCCCTCAGTGGGTGGTGAAGGCCCAGAAGCCAGGTCTAGCCTGTTCACCAGATACCTGCTGTCCGGGAAGCctggctcccacctcagccccacaggCCCACTGGCCACAATGCTTTGGGCTAGTTCGTTATCTTGACAGGAGAAACCTGGAAGGGCCTGGCCAGCCGGTGACCAGTAGGGCCCTCTCAGGGCCATGAGGGGGCTGAGGGCACAGCCCACTGGGCAACAAAGGTGGTCTGGGGCCCAAGGGCAGCTCCACGAGGGGTGGCTGCTGGGTCCAGGGTCTGGAAGCCAGGTGGTGCCCTGGACTTGGCATCCCCAGCCACCTGCACAGAAGCAGCTGCCACTAGGCCGCGGTGGGACAGATATGGCCAGCATCCCACTGCAGCTGACGCTTGGTGAGAGGCATGCAGGAAACTAGAGACTCTTCCAGGCAGGTCTGAGGCCTACTCTGGTGATCAGAGTTGGGGGCCCTGTGAGATGGGAAAACACACATACAGGGACAACGAGGATGAATTCAGTACAACCCACACTGGACAGGAGTCAGAGCAGGTACCCAAAACTGCTTTCCTGAAGGACTGGCATCACAAACGCTTTAATGCAGCATCTCAGGAGAGGAAGAAATTGCAGGGAAGAAGGTGgtagttttttatgttttgttttctttttaattggaaGACTCAAGCATTTTGGTGTTGAGCCATGTGGGAACTGAccagctggggctggggagagacCCACGGccaagagagaggaggagagggatgTGGGACACAGCTGAGCCAAGCCGCATTCTGCAAAACTGCAAGCTCTCTCTGTGGGTTACTCCTGAAGCTGGCTTCAGCTGCATTCTCCCTCTGGGACatatctccttttctcttcttcctccataAAGTGCCTGCCCATAGGGATGTGTGAAGTGTCAAGAGTAAACTTCCAGAGAAGGTGGGTGCATGTTGGGAATGCAGCGGGCAGGGAAAGGTCACGATGCATCCACAGGAAGACAGCCAGCCCTGTGGAGATGAGCTGCCCACAGCCACCAAGAGGACCCTCTTCTCTCCACAAGGCCCCCAAGTTATGGCTGCTGCTGCACCAAAGGCAGTCCCTGCTGCCCCTCTTCATACCTGGGGTAGGCCAGTGGCATCCTGGAAAGCACTAGAATGGGCCTCTCTCCTCTCGGGCATCTGGTCTACCCTCCCCACAGCCTTTCTGGGACCCCAGGCTTTCTTGCCTTGCCTTTCTGTTCTCCTGGTTACGGGATGATTTGGTACACATTCGTGTATTAggttcagattttttaaaaaattgagtggTGAAATTCACATGACACACAATGTAccattttaaagtacacaattcaggtgcatttagtacattcacaatgttgtgcagtTACCACCTTTGTCTAGTTCCAGAACATCCTCATCACCCCTAAAGGAAGCTGTCCCCACTACGCAGGCactcccctcctccagcccctgagAGCCAACAGTCTGCCTTCAGtccctatggatttgcctgttctggatgTTTCGTATCAATGGACTCAGACAATCTGTGGCCTTTGTATCTGGCTTACTTCACTGAGCATGTTGTTAAGGTTCATCCCTGTAGTAGCATGTCAgtgcttcatttcttttgaatgactgaataatatttcattgtaattgGATAGACCCCAATCTGCTTACCCATTcctcagttgatggacatttgggttgtttctaccttctGTAtttcatgaataatgctgccatgagcGTTTGTGTACATGTTTgtgaataaatgtatattttcatttctctagggaTTATATACCTAGGACTGGAATTGCAGGACCGTACGGTGATGTCTTCTTTATGCGAGAGTCTAATGAAGCTGGGTGCTTcattacaggctcatgcctgtaatcccagcactttgggaggccagggcgggcagatcacctgaggtcaggagtttgagaccagtctgaccaacaaggtggtgaaaccctgtttctactaaaaatataaaaatttgccaggcgtggtggcaggcgcctgtagtcccagctgcttgggaggctgagacaggagaattgctcgaaccctggaggcagaggttgcagtgagctaagatctcacCACTccactgagatcataccactgcactccagcctgggctacaaagagatactccatctcaaaaaaaaaaaaaacaaaaaacaaaaaacaaacaaacaaaaaacagccaggcatggtggcaggcactacttgagaggctgaggcagaagaatcacttgaacccagtaggcagaagttccagtgagccgagatcactccactgcactcccacctgggacacagggcatggctttgtcttaaaaaaaaagaaaagaaaaataaaaaagagtctAATGAACTTTCTTTTACCGAAGCAGGCAGCACTGGGTAATTTACTACATTTCTGAATTGGATAACCGGATAGAGAACCAGATCTCAGACAAGAGCTGTCCAGTGGAACTTTCTGTGATGCTGGAAACATTCTGTATCTGTGCTAACATGGTatccactggccacatgtggttAGGATGACTGACGAACTACattttgtattaaattttaattatctgaAAATTAAATAGTCTGTGTGGCTCATTGCTGTGTGTGAAACATCACAGCCTCAGAGATAACAAACGCAGTGCTACCCCAAAGTGGCCCTCCCACTACGCTGCCTCCCCCTTCACTCCATTTGAGTACCTTTTACAAAATCTGGAAATCCATGGTGATAATCAAAACACTTAAGCCCCCAGGCCCTGCAAAAACCTTAAATACCATTAAAGGGTATTTGAAGAGATAGAGTGACCTACATagatataaatacataaagataAATTTCAACTGAAAATGAAGGCTTtcacaagaaaaataatgaaaagagctCTGAAGGCTACTCCCTCTCCTGGCCAGTCCTTGCAGTTTTGTTTTACTGAAATGCTGCCCACTCATGATACACACTGTGAATATTGTGCTGTTTAGATCCACACTGTTGGAGCAGCTGCTTACCAATTTTTGAGTCAAATAGTTTCATAGCACTGGGATATTTTCTAAAGACATGCAGATTTGTGGTTAGCTGGTGTCCAGGAAGCCCTGACTTGAGTAGACCCAATTTTAGTAgggtaaatataaattatataatattcctGAATCATGTTACTGGCCTATATTTGTtattacaataaataataattgctaattaccctgatctgataataaatgtattcaaaatatcactatgtaccccatgtAGTATACAATTGTTAGGTGTCAATTAActaaatactatcacattggggattaaagaaaaaataaaaacaaaggaatcATCCATATTTTGAGAAATAGATTAATGAAAACTACAGATAACAACAGAAGAGTAACACTTTCTGAGCTCTGGTTTTGTGGCAAACATTTTTTAAGGGATTATAATGGATTAAATCAATGAACCTCTCTCCTCCAAGATTTCGAGGCTATTAACACAGCCATTTCAGTTAATTTGCCTGGAGGTCTCTGACGCTCTTAAACCCTCCTTTTTATAAGGCAAAATGTAGTTACAAACAGTTATTTTCCTCAAGTCCACATGTGTCATCATTCATCTGGTTCTAACAATACTCACTTTAAATTTGCTTAACTCACAgatttagttttccttttcaaaatcagtgtacaaattattttgttctgATTTTAGCAATCAATTTAAGCGGATCTTTGATTAATGTTTGACCAACTCAAATTAAACAAACTAAATTCCTTTAAATAATTATCCTATTCCAAATTAAGTCTTCTTAGAAGGTTTATACTTTTCAGCATCTACTAATCTGGTTCCTTTTAAGTACTGAACCTTTCATCATGACCTTTAGAGTTCCCAGCCAAATAGATTAAATCTTAACCCTGGTGGAGCTCACATTGTTAAAACTTAGCAATTTAAATAGAAATCCATAGACTCACTCTTCAGAATTAAAGTGCAAACTACTTAGAGATCATAAATACTTTTAATATCAGATAAATCATTAAGAAATTGCATTCTGTACTCCACGACCACACTGGAACCTTGCCGGAGTCAAGAGAACTTGTCACTAGTAATTATGAAGACACCTTTACGGTGAGCGTATTAAAACCCCTACCAGAGGTTTTCGATGGGACTCAAGAGCAAGGGGTAGCCACCTGTGGGCGAGGGTTCCTTGCTGTTAACTGAACACGTTGCCCACCAGGCGAGTATGTGGCCCAATCAGTCTCCAGGGTCTGGGTTCCCGTTGCGCCCTTCCCCATGGCCACTGCGCTCATTCATGAGCCTAGGATGATCAGGCCTCCGTCCTATAAAGAACTGCAGGCTCAGTGAGGCTCTTTTCTCGAGATGGTGGGTGGCTCTGCAAAAAGCCTTTATGTCCATCAAAGGGGCCCCAGGGGCAGCGGGTGGCCTCACTTGCCCTTGGCCTTGTGGTGGCTCTCCGTCTTCTTGGGCAGCAGCACGGCCTGGATGTTGGGCAGGACGCCGCCCTGCGCGATCGTCACACGGCCCAGCAGCTTGTTGAGCTCCTCGTCGTTGCGGATGGCAAGCTGCAGGTGGCGCGGGATGATGCGCGTCTTCTTGTTGTCGCGCGCCGCGTTGCCGGCAAGCTCCAGAATCTCGGCGGTCAGGTACTCCAGCACCGCTGCCAGATAGACCGGGGCGCCGGCGCCCACGCGCTCAGAATAGTTGCCCTTGCGGAGCAACCGGTGCACGCGGCCCACGGGGAACTGCAGTCCCGCGCGCGAAGAGCGCGACTTGGCCTTGGCGCGAGCCTTGCCGCCCTGCTTACCGCGACCGGACATTTCCGATTCAGGGGCAAAAGGCAAGAAGAATCCAAAAGCTAGACCGAAAACAAGAGGGTAGAGAACTCCAGCGAGCCCTTATCTATGGTAAGGAGGTAGGCTAGACCGCGGAGTTCGATTGGATGGCTATGGTAGCCAATCAGAAAAAGAACCTGGCACTCCTAATTTGCGTATTCCTTTCCCAGCGATGACGTAGAACAACGTTTGATCCAATCAGAAGTGAGCAAATCCTGAGCCTTCATTTGAATACAAAACGTACAAATAGAGTTACTCCGAGCGCTGCGCGTTTCTTTTTGGAGAGACACAGCGATCATGCCAGACCCGTCCAAATCGGCTCCTGCGCCCAAGAAGGGTTCTAAAAAGGCTGTCACCAAGGCGCAGAAGAAGGACGGCAAGAAGCGCAAACGCGGCCGCAAGGAGAGCTATTCTATCTACGTGTACAAGGTGCTGAAGCAGGTGCACCCCGACACCGGCATCTCGTCCAAGGCCATGGGCATCATGAACTCCTTCGTCAATGATATCTTCGATCACATTGCCAGCGAGGCCTCCCGCCTGGCGCACTACAACAAGCACTCCACCATCACGTCCCGCCAAGTGCAGACAACCGTGCGCCTGCTGCTGCCGGGCGAGCTGGCCAAGCACGCCGTGTCCGAGGGCACCAAGGCTGTCANNNNNNNNNNNNNNNNNNNNNNNNNNNNNNNNNNNNNNNNNNNNNNNNNNNNNNNNNNNNNNNNNNNNNNNNNNNNNNNNNNNNNNNNNNNNNNNNNNNNNNNNNNNNNNNNNNNNNNNNNNNNNNNNNNNNNNNNNNNNNNNNNNNNNNNNNNNNNNNNNNNNNNNNNNNNNNNNNNNNNNNNNNNNNNNNNNNNNNNNNNNNNNNNNNNNNNNNNNNNNNNNNNNNNNNNNNNNNNNNNNNNNNNNNNNNNNNNNNNNNNNNNNNNNNNNNNNNNNNNNNNNNNNNNNNNNNNNNNNNNNNNNNNNNNNNNNNNNNNNNNNNNNNNNNNNNNNNNNNNNNNNNNNNNNNNNNNNNNNNNNNNNNNNNNNNNNNNNNNNNNNNNNNNNNNNNNNNNNNNNNNNNNNNNNNNNNNNNNNNNNNNNNNNNNNNNNNNNNNNNNNNNNNNNNNNNNNNNNNNNNNNNNNNNNNNNNNNNNNNNNNNNNNNNNNNNNNNNNNNNNNNNNNNNNNNNNNNNNNNNNNNNNNNNNNNNNNNNNNNNNNNNNNNNNNNNNNNNNNNNNNNNNNNNNNNNNNNNNNNNNNNNNNNNNNNNNNNNNNNNNNNNNNNNNNNNNNNNNNNNNNNNNNNNNNNNNNNNNNNNNNNNNNNNNNNNNNNNNNNNNNNNNNNNNNNNNNNNNNNNNNNNNNNNNNNNNNNNNNNNNNNNNNNNNNNNNNNNNNNNNNNNNNNNNNNNNNNNNNNNNNNNNNNNNNNNNNNNNNNNNNNNNNNNNNNNNNNNNNNNNNNNNNNNNNNNNNNNNNNNNNNNNNNNNNNNNNNNNNNNNNNNNNNNNNNNNNNNNNNNNNNNNNNNNNNNNNNNNNNNNNNNNNNNNNNNNNNNNNNNNNNNNNNNNNNNNNNNNNNNNNNNNNNNNNNNNNNNNNNNNNNNNNNNNNNNNNNNNNNNNNNNNNNNNNNNNNNNNNNNNNNNNNNNNNNNNNNNNNNNNNNNNNNNNNNNNNNNNNNNNNNNNNNNNNNNNNNNNNNNNNNNNNNNNNNNNNNNNNNNNNNNNNNNNNNNNNNNNNNNNNNNNNNNNNNNNNNNNNNNNNNNNNNNNNNNNNNNNNNNNNNNNNNNNNNNNNNNNNNNNNNNNNNNNNNNNNNNNNNNNNNNNNNNNNNNNNNNNNNNNNNNNNNNNNNNNNNNNNNNNNNNNNNNNNNNNNNNNNNNNNNNNNNNNNNNNNNNNNNNNNNNNNNNNNNNNNNNNNNNNNNNNNNNNNNNNNNNNNNNNNNNNNNNNNNNNNNNNNNNNNNNNNNNNNNNNNNNNNNNNNNNNNNNNNNNNNNNNNNNNNNNNNNNNNNNNNNNNNNNNNNNNNNNNNNNNNNNNNNNNNNNNNNNNNNNNNNNNNNNNNNNNNNNNNNNNNNNNNNNNNNNNNNNNNNNNNNNNNNNNNNNNNNNNNNNNNNNNNNNNNNNNNNNNNNNNNNNNNNNNNNNNNNNNNNNNNNNNNNNNNNNNNNNNNNNNNNNNNNNNNNNNNNNNNNNNNNNNNNNNNNNNNNNNNNNNNNNNNNNNNNNNNNNNNNNNNNNNNNNNNNNNNNNNNNNNNNNNNNNNNNNNNNNNNNNNNNNNNNNNNNNNNNNNNNNNNNNNNNNNNNNNNNNNNNNNNNNNNNNNNNNNNNNNNNNNNNNNNNNNNNNNNNNNNNNNNNNNNNNNNNNNNNNNNNNNNNNNNNNNNNNNNNNNNNNNNNNNNNNNNNNNNNNNNNNNNNNNNNNNNNNNNNNNNNNNNNNNNNNNNNNNNNNNNNNNNNNNNNNNNNNNNNNNNNNNNNNN
The genomic region above belongs to Piliocolobus tephrosceles isolate RC106 chromosome 1, ASM277652v3, whole genome shotgun sequence and contains:
- the LOC111537050 gene encoding histone H2A type 3 codes for the protein MSGRGKQGGKARAKAKSRSSRAGLQFPVGRVHRLLRKGNYSERVGAGAPVYLAAVLEYLTAEILELAGNAARDNKKTRIIPRHLQLAIRNDEELNKLLGRVTIAQGGVLPNIQAVLLPKKTESHHKAKGK
- the LOC116418733 gene encoding histone H2B type 3-B, producing MPDPSKSAPAPKKGSKKAVTKAQKKDGKKRKRGRKESYSIYVYKVLKQVHPDTGISSKAMGIMNSFVNDIFDHIASEASRLAHYNKHSTITSRQVQTTVRLLLPGELAKHAVSEGTKAVPEGWVHAGHVHAGRPVHAGVPTQGGSV